A portion of the Micromonospora vinacea genome contains these proteins:
- a CDS encoding ABC transporter permease, protein MSDTTTATTERAPSVYVPSAEALATVLAPGARPPRPSALGASLTFGWRAMLKIKHVPEQLFDVTAFPIIMVLMFTYLFGGALAGSPREYLQFFLPGIMVTSVVMITMYTGIGLNTDIEKGIFDRFRTLPVWRPAALVGMIFGDVLRYILAAVVILGLGLVLGFRPEGGVVGVATGIGLLVIFSFAFSWVWTFFGLILRSEKSVMGVSMMVLFPLTFLSNVFVEPSTMPGWLQAFVKVNPVTQLVAAIRGAMSGDSDPSATMWLLLWSAGFVLVFGTLTMYRYNRR, encoded by the coding sequence ATGAGCGACACCACGACCGCCACTACCGAACGGGCGCCGTCCGTCTACGTCCCGTCCGCCGAGGCGCTGGCGACGGTGCTCGCGCCCGGTGCCCGCCCGCCCCGGCCGAGCGCGCTGGGCGCGTCGCTCACCTTCGGCTGGCGGGCCATGCTGAAGATCAAGCACGTGCCGGAGCAACTCTTCGACGTGACCGCGTTCCCGATCATCATGGTGCTGATGTTCACGTACCTGTTCGGTGGCGCCCTCGCCGGCAGCCCGCGCGAGTACCTTCAGTTCTTCCTGCCCGGCATCATGGTGACCAGCGTCGTCATGATCACCATGTACACCGGCATCGGCCTCAACACCGACATCGAGAAGGGCATCTTCGACCGGTTCCGGACGCTGCCCGTCTGGCGCCCGGCCGCCCTGGTCGGCATGATCTTCGGCGACGTGTTGCGCTACATCCTCGCCGCCGTGGTGATCCTGGGCCTCGGGCTGGTCCTCGGGTTCCGCCCCGAGGGCGGCGTGGTCGGGGTCGCCACCGGGATCGGCCTGCTGGTGATCTTCTCGTTCGCGTTCTCCTGGGTGTGGACCTTCTTCGGGCTGATCCTGCGCAGCGAGAAGTCGGTGATGGGGGTCAGCATGATGGTGCTGTTCCCGTTGACGTTCCTGAGCAACGTCTTCGTCGAGCCGAGCACCATGCCCGGCTGGCTCCAGGCGTTCGTGAAGGTCAACCCGGTGACGCAGCTGGTGGCAGCGATCCGCGGAGCGATGAGCGGCGACTCGGACCCGTCGGCCACGATGTGGCTGCTGCTGTGGAGCGCCGGCTTCGTCCTAGTCTTCGGCACCCTGACGATGTACAGGTACAACCGCCGCTAA
- a CDS encoding ATP-binding cassette domain-containing protein, which yields MSRRTTGLAIEAEGLTRSFGDTRALAGIDLQVPAGTVYGLLGPNGAGKTTAVRVLATLLRPDGGSARVFGHDVVTEADKVRSRVSLTGQYASVDEDLTGTENLVLLARLLGLRKPAARERAAALLAAFGLTEASDRQVKKYSGGMRRRIDIAASILNTPDLLFLDEPTTGLDPRSRNQVWEIVRAVVSHGTTVLLTTQYLDEADQLAGRIAVVDHGRVIAEGTPGELKSSIGSGTVHLRLRDPAQRPEAERVLREALDVPVQLAADPVALTARVGEAGTDLDASAQAARALSDLARAGIVVDNFSLGQPSLDEVFLALTDHPAVPTDERDDELEAAR from the coding sequence ATGAGTAGACGCACCACCGGTCTGGCCATCGAGGCCGAGGGGCTCACCCGCTCGTTCGGGGACACCCGGGCGCTGGCCGGCATCGACCTCCAGGTGCCCGCCGGCACCGTCTACGGCCTGCTCGGCCCGAACGGCGCGGGCAAGACCACAGCGGTCCGGGTGCTCGCCACGTTGCTGCGACCCGACGGCGGCTCGGCCCGGGTCTTCGGACACGACGTGGTCACCGAGGCCGACAAGGTCCGTTCCCGGGTCAGCCTCACCGGCCAGTACGCCTCCGTCGACGAGGACCTGACCGGTACGGAGAACCTGGTGCTCCTCGCCCGCCTCCTCGGCCTGCGCAAGCCGGCCGCTCGGGAGCGCGCGGCGGCCCTGCTGGCCGCCTTCGGTCTGACCGAGGCGAGTGACCGCCAGGTGAAGAAGTACTCAGGTGGGATGCGGCGACGCATCGACATCGCCGCCAGCATCCTGAACACCCCGGACCTGCTCTTCCTCGACGAGCCGACGACCGGTCTCGACCCGCGCAGCCGCAACCAGGTGTGGGAGATCGTCCGGGCGGTGGTGTCGCACGGCACGACGGTGCTGCTGACCACCCAGTACCTCGACGAGGCCGACCAGCTCGCCGGGCGGATCGCGGTCGTCGACCACGGCCGGGTGATCGCGGAGGGCACCCCTGGTGAGTTGAAGTCGTCGATCGGCTCCGGCACCGTCCACCTGCGCCTGCGCGACCCCGCACAGCGCCCCGAGGCGGAGCGGGTGCTCCGGGAGGCGCTCGACGTACCGGTGCAGCTCGCCGCCGATCCGGTGGCGTTGACCGCCCGCGTCGGCGAGGCCGGCACCGACCTCGACGCCAGCGCCCAGGCCGCTCGGGCGCTCAGCGACCTGGCCCGTGCCGGCATCGTGGTCGACAACTTCTCCCTCGGCCAGCCGAGCCTGGACGAGGTCTTCCTGGCCCTGACCGACCACCCCGCCGTGCCGACCGACGAGCGCGACGACGAGCTGGAGGCAGCCCGATGA
- a CDS encoding NADPH-dependent FMN reductase, giving the protein MTPLRIAVIVGSTREGRVGDRLAHWFVEQAARHDDLTVTVVDLTEYDFPAAYPAEPTASIRAFVREVGRADAFVVVTPEYNHSFPAPLKEAIDYAYDEWQAKPVGFVSYGCRSTGLHAVDQLRTVFTALHATTVRDVVGIDLLGGEPTAQCTDELGRDVGVLLDQLRWWGLALRDGRAARPYVS; this is encoded by the coding sequence ATGACACCGTTGCGGATCGCCGTGATCGTCGGCAGCACCCGGGAGGGGCGGGTCGGCGACCGGCTCGCCCACTGGTTCGTCGAGCAGGCGGCGCGGCACGACGACCTGACGGTGACGGTCGTTGACCTGACCGAGTACGACTTCCCGGCCGCCTACCCCGCCGAGCCGACCGCGTCCATCCGGGCGTTCGTCCGCGAGGTGGGCCGGGCGGACGCGTTCGTCGTGGTCACCCCCGAGTACAACCACAGCTTCCCGGCACCCCTGAAAGAAGCCATCGACTACGCGTACGACGAGTGGCAGGCCAAACCGGTCGGCTTCGTGTCGTACGGCTGCCGGTCCACCGGACTGCACGCGGTCGACCAGTTACGTACCGTCTTCACCGCACTGCACGCGACGACTGTGCGCGACGTCGTCGGGATCGACCTGCTCGGCGGCGAACCGACCGCCCAGTGCACCGACGAGCTGGGGCGCGACGTCGGCGTCCTGCTCGACCAGTTGCGCTGGTGGGGTCTGGCGCTACGCGACGGCCGGGCGGCACGGCCCTACGTCTCCTGA
- a CDS encoding GNAT family N-acetyltransferase, with product MAQVRIEPWHEDDLDLLRQLNSPDTRRHTGGPETDEQVLARHDRYVHFSGTEQGCMFTMVLPDGARAGSVGYWAREWRDQPVYELGWAVLPAYRGRGLATAAVRAVLDVARARRDRHYAHAYPSVDNPASNAVCRKAGFTLLGETGFEYPPGQMMRANDWQLDLTAPPAGS from the coding sequence ATGGCACAGGTACGCATCGAGCCGTGGCACGAGGACGACCTCGACCTGCTGCGGCAGCTCAACTCACCGGACACCCGCAGGCACACCGGCGGCCCGGAGACCGACGAGCAGGTGCTCGCCCGGCACGACCGGTACGTGCACTTCTCCGGCACCGAGCAGGGCTGCATGTTCACGATGGTGCTGCCGGACGGGGCGCGGGCGGGCAGCGTCGGCTACTGGGCCCGCGAGTGGCGCGACCAGCCGGTGTACGAGCTGGGCTGGGCGGTGCTGCCCGCGTACCGGGGGAGGGGCCTGGCCACGGCGGCGGTGCGCGCGGTGCTGGACGTCGCCCGCGCGCGACGGGACCGGCACTACGCCCACGCCTACCCTTCCGTCGACAATCCCGCCTCGAACGCGGTGTGCCGCAAGGCCGGCTTCACGCTGCTCGGCGAGACCGGTTTCGAGTACCCGCCGGGGCAGATGATGCGTGCCAACGACTGGCAGCTCGACCTGACCGCCCCACCGGCCGGGAGCTGA
- a CDS encoding aldo/keto reductase, with amino-acid sequence MRYRTIGADPATRREVSVLSLGAMLFGSATDEATSYAILDRYVEAGGTFIDTSDNYAFWVDGGQGGQSEELLGRWRRSRGVGAEIVIATKLGARPLAPGTSYLDNAEGLSAKVIRESAERSRERLGVERLDLLYAHIEDRTVPLQETVEGFAELVAEGTVGLLGASNHRAWRVERARALAAAAGLPGYEVLQYHRSYLPNRTDLTSELDPDGEPGGVSGDLLSYLRAEPTLTLVAYSPLLKGAFTRADKPLSSAYDLPSAPRRLAALREVAGQSGATVNQVVLAWLLGGELPSIPLVGASSVAQLEESLAAVDLELTAEQRHRLDTTW; translated from the coding sequence ATGCGGTACCGCACGATCGGCGCCGACCCGGCGACCCGGCGCGAGGTCAGCGTGCTCAGCCTCGGCGCGATGCTCTTCGGCAGTGCCACCGACGAGGCCACCTCGTACGCGATCCTCGACCGGTACGTCGAGGCCGGCGGCACGTTCATCGACACGTCGGACAACTACGCGTTCTGGGTGGACGGCGGGCAGGGCGGGCAGAGTGAGGAGTTGCTCGGCCGGTGGCGGCGCAGCCGGGGCGTCGGCGCCGAGATCGTCATCGCCACGAAGCTGGGCGCCCGACCGCTGGCCCCGGGGACCAGCTACCTGGACAACGCCGAGGGCCTCTCCGCCAAGGTGATCCGCGAGTCCGCGGAGCGCAGCCGGGAACGGCTCGGGGTGGAGCGGCTGGACCTGCTCTACGCGCACATCGAGGACCGGACCGTGCCCCTCCAGGAAACCGTGGAGGGCTTCGCCGAACTGGTCGCCGAAGGCACCGTGGGTCTGCTGGGCGCCAGCAACCACCGGGCCTGGCGGGTGGAGCGGGCCCGGGCGTTGGCCGCTGCCGCCGGCCTGCCCGGGTACGAGGTGCTCCAGTACCACCGCAGCTACCTGCCGAACCGCACCGACCTGACCAGCGAACTGGACCCGGACGGCGAGCCGGGCGGCGTCAGCGGTGACCTGCTCAGCTACCTGCGAGCCGAGCCCACACTGACCCTGGTGGCGTACTCACCGCTGCTCAAGGGGGCGTTCACCCGGGCGGACAAGCCGCTCAGCTCGGCGTACGACCTGCCGAGCGCGCCCCGACGGCTGGCCGCGCTGCGGGAGGTGGCCGGGCAGAGCGGCGCCACTGTCAACCAGGTGGTGCTCGCCTGGCTGCTGGGCGGTGAACTGCCGTCCATCCCGCTGGTGGGCGCCTCGTCAGTGGCGCAACTGGAGGAGAGCCTGGCAGCGGTCGACCTGGAGCTGACCGCCGAGCAACGGCACCGCCTCGACACCACCTGGTGA
- a CDS encoding SDR family oxidoreductase: protein MTNMIALITGANKGIGFATARQLGALGMTVLVGARDAERGRAAERELRDGGADAVFLPLDVTDAESVTAAAKRVETEYGRLDVLVNNAGIILADGARGLPSETTVETLRRLYETNVFGVVAVTNALLPLLRRAPAARIVNVSSEVGSIAVMTDPNGALFELTSVPYPSSKAALNMLTAMYAKELRDTPITVNAANPGYCATDLNGNSGFRTAEQGAEVSVHLATLPADGPNGLLWGFQMDAGGGYGVLPW, encoded by the coding sequence ATGACGAACATGATCGCCCTGATCACCGGGGCCAACAAGGGGATCGGCTTCGCCACCGCCCGGCAGCTCGGCGCCCTCGGGATGACAGTGCTGGTGGGCGCCCGGGACGCCGAGCGGGGGCGGGCGGCGGAGCGGGAGCTGCGCGACGGCGGCGCGGACGCCGTGTTCCTGCCGCTCGATGTCACCGACGCCGAGTCGGTGACGGCCGCCGCGAAGCGGGTGGAGACGGAGTACGGCCGGCTGGACGTGCTGGTCAACAACGCCGGCATCATCCTCGCCGACGGCGCACGGGGGCTGCCGAGCGAGACGACAGTGGAGACGCTGCGCCGGCTGTACGAGACGAACGTCTTCGGGGTGGTGGCGGTGACCAACGCGCTGCTGCCGCTGCTACGCCGGGCACCGGCCGCCCGGATCGTCAACGTCTCCAGCGAGGTCGGCTCGATCGCGGTGATGACCGACCCGAACGGAGCGCTGTTCGAGCTGACCTCAGTGCCGTACCCGTCGTCGAAGGCGGCGCTGAACATGCTCACCGCGATGTACGCCAAGGAGTTGCGCGACACCCCGATCACTGTGAACGCGGCGAACCCTGGCTACTGCGCCACCGACCTGAACGGCAACAGCGGCTTCCGCACCGCCGAGCAGGGCGCCGAGGTGAGCGTGCACCTGGCCACCCTGCCGGCCGACGGGCCGAACGGGCTGCTCTGGGGCTTCCAGATGGACGCCGGCGGCGGGTACGGCGTGCTGCCCTGGTGA
- a CDS encoding helix-turn-helix transcriptional regulator, with product MTNSGLRRDELAAFLRTRRARLSPAEVGLPEGERRRTPGLRRQEVAQLAGMSIDYYIRLEQGRGPHPSRQVLAAMARALLLSRDEREYLFRIAGENPLPAGGPSREVTPGLRHLMDAMTETPAYLVDAAYQVLAWNRLATYFMGDLSTVPDADRNMIRWTFRRPVTDSHWNDAETICFVRSTVADLRAAYGRYPADPAIRELVTELLGTSPRFARLWAEHDVEERRPIVKRVPHPELGSLEFECRVLHVPETDQRMIVYVPEPGSPTQAVFRRLAERVAP from the coding sequence ATGACGAACAGCGGCCTGCGTCGTGACGAACTGGCGGCGTTCCTGCGCACCCGCCGCGCCCGCCTGAGTCCCGCCGAGGTCGGGCTCCCAGAGGGCGAACGCCGACGCACCCCGGGGCTGCGCCGGCAGGAGGTGGCCCAGCTCGCCGGGATGTCGATCGACTACTACATCCGGCTGGAGCAGGGCCGCGGGCCGCACCCGTCGCGGCAGGTGCTTGCCGCGATGGCCCGGGCGCTGCTGCTCAGTCGGGACGAGCGCGAGTATCTGTTCCGGATCGCCGGGGAGAATCCGCTGCCGGCCGGCGGGCCGAGCCGGGAGGTGACCCCCGGGCTGCGGCACCTGATGGACGCGATGACCGAGACTCCGGCGTACCTCGTCGACGCCGCGTACCAGGTGTTGGCCTGGAACCGGCTGGCCACGTACTTCATGGGCGACCTCTCGACCGTGCCGGACGCGGACCGCAACATGATCCGCTGGACCTTCCGGCGTCCGGTGACCGACAGCCACTGGAACGACGCCGAGACCATCTGCTTCGTCCGCAGCACAGTGGCGGACCTGCGGGCCGCCTACGGCCGTTACCCGGCCGACCCGGCGATCCGCGAGCTGGTCACCGAGCTGCTCGGCACGTCGCCCCGGTTCGCGCGGCTCTGGGCGGAGCACGACGTCGAAGAACGCCGCCCCATCGTCAAGCGGGTGCCGCACCCCGAGCTGGGATCGTTGGAGTTCGAGTGCCGGGTGCTGCACGTTCCGGAGACCGACCAGCGGATGATCGTCTACGTCCCCGAGCCCGGCTCGCCCACTCAGGCGGTGTTCCGCCGGCTCGCCGAGCGCGTCGCGCCCTGA
- a CDS encoding winged helix-turn-helix domain-containing protein gives MVTHLDGPSLARLRLAISPAWEVTSWLRAALSRFGHPVHGDPGPAARAALRHPDVALVAELVTPPGRLGYTPDLLTPKPPLGPLDAIFEQQLAVTAATPANEVATQVTERFPAGPLPTRVRAAVEDGTLARRVADGLRHFWQTSLAEQWPAVRATLEAELAVRATAMATAGVGSMLNGLHPKVGWTGRSLTIDSSYRITTALTGAELVLAPSALAWPQVSTQLCDEGNAVLVYPVGAGPTDQRRAGRLGDLVGASRAAILADLDVPRSTGQLSERHRLAPATVSYHLGVLLRSGLVVRSRERHSVLYRRSDHGDGLVGCRSGQGATRSASRRNTA, from the coding sequence ATGGTCACGCATCTGGACGGCCCGAGCCTTGCCCGGCTCCGGTTGGCGATCTCGCCGGCCTGGGAGGTGACGTCCTGGCTGCGGGCCGCGCTCTCGAGGTTCGGGCATCCGGTGCACGGCGATCCCGGGCCGGCCGCCCGCGCCGCGCTGCGACACCCCGACGTGGCCCTGGTCGCGGAGCTGGTGACCCCGCCCGGCCGGCTCGGCTACACGCCGGACCTGCTCACGCCGAAGCCGCCGCTGGGCCCCCTCGATGCGATCTTCGAGCAGCAGTTGGCGGTCACGGCCGCGACCCCGGCCAACGAGGTGGCGACGCAGGTGACCGAGCGGTTCCCGGCGGGCCCGCTGCCGACGCGGGTCCGCGCGGCCGTCGAGGACGGCACCCTCGCCCGGCGGGTCGCCGATGGGCTGCGGCACTTCTGGCAGACCTCGCTCGCCGAGCAGTGGCCGGCGGTGCGGGCCACGCTGGAGGCCGAACTGGCCGTGCGGGCCACCGCGATGGCCACCGCCGGGGTGGGCAGCATGCTGAACGGCCTGCACCCGAAGGTCGGCTGGACCGGCAGGTCGCTGACCATCGACAGCTCGTACCGGATCACCACGGCGCTGACCGGCGCGGAGCTCGTGCTCGCGCCGTCGGCGCTGGCCTGGCCCCAGGTGTCCACCCAGCTCTGCGACGAGGGCAACGCCGTGCTGGTCTACCCGGTCGGCGCCGGGCCAACGGACCAGCGCCGGGCGGGTCGGCTCGGTGACCTGGTCGGTGCGAGCCGGGCGGCGATCCTGGCGGACCTGGACGTGCCCCGGTCCACCGGGCAGCTCAGCGAGCGGCACCGGCTGGCACCGGCCACCGTCTCCTACCACCTGGGGGTGCTGCTGCGCTCCGGCCTGGTGGTGCGCAGCAGGGAGCGGCACAGCGTGCTCTACCGGCGGTCCGACCACGGGGACGGGCTGGTCGGCTGCCGGTCAGGTCAGGGCGCGACGCGCTCGGCGAGCCGGCGGAACACCGCCTGA
- a CDS encoding nuclear transport factor 2 family protein — protein MPPPASARSTGRLGRTIALLGLTAGLLAAAPAAVSAATPGPGDTTTGDAADRGCERAFDRAVRAYVETTERRDLDGFAALLHPEVTSVFASDGEVLDGKRATVDWLRGFFADDSWTQSFSVAKQTVVGCRTGFVLFDSVYAVPATGTRVPLLIGVSYTYQHGRWLVLQNQDSVGRV, from the coding sequence ATGCCTCCACCCGCCTCCGCCCGTTCCACCGGCCGGCTCGGCCGCACGATCGCCCTGCTCGGGCTCACCGCCGGCCTGCTCGCCGCCGCTCCGGCCGCGGTGTCGGCCGCCACCCCCGGTCCGGGAGACACCACAACCGGGGACGCGGCGGACCGCGGCTGCGAGCGGGCCTTCGACCGCGCCGTCCGGGCGTACGTGGAGACCACCGAACGGCGCGACCTGGACGGCTTCGCCGCGCTGCTGCACCCCGAGGTCACCTCCGTCTTCGCCTCCGACGGGGAGGTGCTCGACGGCAAACGGGCCACAGTGGACTGGCTGCGCGGGTTCTTCGCCGACGACTCGTGGACCCAGTCCTTCAGCGTGGCGAAGCAAACTGTGGTGGGCTGCCGGACGGGCTTCGTGCTGTTCGACTCCGTCTACGCGGTGCCGGCCACCGGCACCAGGGTGCCGCTGCTGATCGGGGTCAGCTACACCTACCAGCACGGCCGGTGGCTGGTGCTGCAGAACCAGGACTCCGTGGGCCGCGTCTGA
- a CDS encoding aldo/keto reductase: protein MALTIPDISLNDGTTIPQLGFGVFQIEPKDTVAAVTTAFEVGYRHIDTAEMYGNEAEVGEAVRVSGLDRSSVYVTSKLNNAFHRPDDARRAFDSTLAALKMDYIDLFLIHWPLPTLYDGDYVSTWKVLEEFQRDGRARSIGVSNFQVSHLERLAAEASVVPAVNQIEAHPYFTNDEVRAYGREHNILTEAWSPIAQGKVLDDPTVVDIAEQLDRTPAQVVLRWHVQRGDIIFPKSTTPKRIEENTRIFDFELDDAAMERITALDKGEAGRQGPNPDTFAYLPA from the coding sequence GTGGCACTCACGATTCCCGACATCAGCCTGAACGACGGCACCACCATTCCGCAGCTCGGCTTCGGGGTGTTCCAGATCGAGCCGAAGGACACCGTCGCGGCGGTGACCACCGCCTTCGAGGTGGGCTACCGGCACATCGACACCGCCGAGATGTACGGCAACGAGGCCGAAGTCGGCGAGGCGGTACGCGTGTCCGGCCTCGACCGGAGTTCGGTCTACGTGACCAGCAAGCTGAACAACGCCTTCCACCGTCCCGACGACGCCCGCAGGGCGTTCGACTCGACGCTGGCGGCGCTGAAGATGGACTACATCGACCTGTTCCTGATCCACTGGCCGCTGCCGACCCTGTACGACGGCGACTACGTCTCGACCTGGAAGGTGCTGGAGGAGTTCCAGCGCGACGGCCGGGCCCGCTCGATCGGCGTGTCGAACTTCCAGGTGTCGCACCTGGAGCGGCTGGCCGCCGAGGCGAGCGTCGTGCCGGCGGTCAACCAGATCGAGGCACACCCGTACTTCACAAACGACGAGGTCCGCGCCTACGGCCGGGAGCACAACATCCTCACCGAGGCGTGGTCGCCCATCGCCCAGGGCAAGGTGCTCGACGACCCGACCGTGGTCGACATCGCCGAGCAGCTCGACCGGACCCCGGCGCAGGTGGTGCTCCGCTGGCACGTGCAGCGCGGGGACATCATCTTCCCGAAGTCGACCACCCCGAAGCGGATCGAGGAGAACACCCGGATCTTCGACTTCGAGCTGGACGACGCAGCGATGGAGCGGATCACCGCGCTGGACAAGGGCGAGGCCGGCCGGCAGGGCCCGAACCCGGACACCTTCGCCTACCTGCCCGCGTAA
- a CDS encoding LysR family transcriptional regulator has product MDLLRHLRHFVVVAHELHFGRAAELLGMAQPPLSQSIQRLERELTVELFDRSRRQVRLTTAGELLLGEAEELLAGEGRLRSLMGQIRAGELGVLRAGVPPETPAVTLRSLLDGLTTRAPGLDVELHELTTAEQVRMLAERTLDVGLVHHPVAADGLRFGAPVDVPLGVLLPRTSPLARGREVTLASLAGLDLVAAPRATAPGWHDHLLTVCRQHGWRPARVRPARNPEFLFGLVLAGGGVAVEPAAVARREPRMAWRPISDAPLAKRTSAAWPDRSAHPAAAMFGQLAAEVLADAEPSAPATSATSVPAARPWPVLFDTTG; this is encoded by the coding sequence GTGGATCTGCTCCGGCACCTGCGGCACTTCGTGGTGGTCGCACACGAACTGCACTTCGGGCGGGCCGCGGAGCTGCTCGGGATGGCCCAGCCGCCGCTGAGCCAGTCGATCCAGCGGCTGGAACGGGAGCTGACTGTCGAGCTGTTCGACAGGTCCCGCCGCCAGGTACGCCTCACCACCGCCGGTGAGCTGCTGCTCGGCGAGGCGGAGGAACTGCTTGCCGGCGAGGGTCGACTCCGCAGCCTGATGGGGCAGATCCGCGCCGGTGAGCTGGGCGTACTCCGGGCCGGGGTGCCACCGGAGACGCCCGCCGTGACGTTGCGCTCGCTGCTGGACGGGCTCACCACCCGGGCGCCCGGCCTCGACGTGGAGCTGCACGAGCTGACCACTGCCGAGCAGGTGCGGATGCTCGCCGAGCGGACCCTCGACGTGGGGCTCGTGCACCACCCGGTGGCGGCGGACGGGCTGCGGTTCGGCGCCCCTGTCGACGTACCCCTGGGGGTGCTGCTGCCGCGGACCTCGCCGCTGGCCCGCGGCCGCGAGGTGACGCTCGCGTCGCTGGCAGGTCTGGATCTGGTGGCCGCGCCCCGCGCCACCGCCCCCGGCTGGCACGACCACCTGCTCACTGTGTGCCGACAGCACGGTTGGCGCCCGGCCCGGGTGCGCCCGGCCCGCAACCCGGAATTTCTCTTCGGACTGGTGCTGGCCGGAGGCGGGGTGGCTGTGGAACCGGCGGCGGTGGCCCGCCGGGAACCCCGGATGGCCTGGCGGCCGATCAGCGACGCGCCGCTGGCCAAGCGCACCTCGGCGGCCTGGCCGGACCGGTCGGCGCACCCGGCGGCGGCGATGTTCGGCCAACTCGCCGCGGAGGTGCTGGCCGACGCCGAGCCCTCCGCCCCCGCGACGTCAGCGACGTCGGTGCCGGCGGCACGGCCGTGGCCGGTGCTGTTCGACACGACCGGGTGA
- a CDS encoding serine hydrolase: protein MDVEERIGAIFAAVGVTASLHVVDVDAVDLGAEGGGGPVGGLREVGVRADEQVVIASIFKILLVLEFARQVEAGQLDPTERVLVTAADRLGGWGLAGCTDDAEVSLRDLAYFAMSVTDNTAADLLLRRVGPDLLPMLAVELGLTRTRVLGGPRELVETMLADVGARTEAEFARIFPTLPADRVRAMRVFDPAHTTSSTAREITRLLTLIWRDEAGPAAACAMVRTWMARQIFWTRLAAGFPPGVRVSGKTGTLPGFHLEAGVAEYPDGGRYAIAVFARAEQLTPRRIDVDLAMGEAARTAVEALRGD from the coding sequence GTGGACGTGGAGGAACGGATCGGGGCCATCTTCGCCGCCGTCGGGGTGACGGCCAGCCTGCACGTCGTGGACGTGGACGCCGTCGACCTGGGCGCCGAGGGTGGTGGCGGCCCGGTCGGGGGCCTTCGTGAGGTCGGGGTGCGGGCCGACGAGCAGGTCGTGATCGCCTCGATCTTCAAGATCCTGTTGGTGTTGGAGTTCGCCCGGCAGGTCGAGGCCGGTCAGCTGGACCCGACCGAGCGGGTACTGGTCACCGCCGCCGACCGGCTCGGTGGGTGGGGTCTGGCCGGTTGCACCGACGACGCCGAGGTGTCGCTGCGCGACCTCGCGTACTTCGCCATGTCGGTCACCGACAACACGGCAGCCGACCTGCTGCTGCGCCGGGTCGGCCCGGACCTGCTGCCGATGCTCGCCGTCGAGCTGGGGCTGACCCGTACCCGCGTCCTCGGTGGTCCTCGGGAGCTGGTCGAGACGATGCTCGCGGACGTGGGCGCCCGGACCGAGGCGGAGTTCGCCCGGATCTTCCCCACGCTGCCGGCGGACCGGGTAAGGGCCATGCGGGTCTTCGACCCCGCGCACACCACGTCCAGCACCGCCCGGGAGATCACCCGGCTGCTCACGCTGATCTGGCGGGACGAGGCCGGGCCGGCGGCGGCCTGCGCGATGGTGCGCACCTGGATGGCCCGGCAGATCTTCTGGACCCGGCTGGCCGCCGGTTTCCCGCCCGGCGTCCGCGTCTCCGGGAAGACCGGCACCCTGCCCGGGTTCCACCTGGAGGCCGGCGTCGCCGAATATCCCGACGGCGGCCGGTACGCGATCGCCGTCTTCGCCCGCGCCGAACAGTTGACCCCGCGCCGCATCGACGTGGACCTGGCCATGGGGGAGGCCGCCCGGACAGCCGTCGAGGCGCTGCGCGGCGACTGA